A genome region from Clostridium sp. JN-9 includes the following:
- a CDS encoding NAD(P)-dependent alcohol dehydrogenase, with protein MKGFAMLGLNKTGWIEKEKPVAGPYDAIVQPLAVSPCTSDIHTVFEGALGDRHNMILGHEAVGEVVEVGSEVKDFKPGDKVVVPAITPDWRSLEVQAGYPQHSNGMLAGWKFSNFKDGVFADYFHVNDADMNLAYLPEEIPLEQAVMISDMMTTGFHGAELADIQLGSSVAVIGIGAVGLMAVAGATLRGAGRIIGVGSRPVCVEAAKFYGATDIVNYKEGDIVKQIMDLTKGKGVDRVIMAGGTVDTLAQAVTLVKPGGTVSNVNYHGKGDYLPIPRVEWGCGMGHKKIIGGLCPGGRLRMEMLIDLVKYNRVDLSKLVTHTFNGLDNVEKALMLMKDKPKDLIKPVVLV; from the coding sequence ATGAAAGGTTTCGCAATGTTAGGTCTTAATAAAACAGGTTGGATTGAAAAGGAAAAGCCAGTAGCAGGCCCATATGATGCAATTGTACAACCGCTTGCAGTTTCACCTTGTACATCCGACATACATACTGTGTTTGAAGGAGCTCTTGGAGACAGACACAATATGATTTTAGGACATGAAGCTGTAGGAGAAGTAGTTGAAGTAGGCAGTGAAGTTAAAGACTTTAAACCTGGAGATAAAGTTGTAGTACCTGCAATAACTCCAGATTGGAGATCTCTTGAAGTACAAGCTGGGTATCCTCAACACTCAAATGGAATGCTCGCTGGATGGAAATTTTCAAACTTTAAAGATGGTGTTTTTGCTGATTACTTTCATGTAAATGATGCTGATATGAATCTTGCATATCTTCCAGAAGAAATTCCTCTGGAACAGGCAGTTATGATTTCAGATATGATGACAACTGGTTTCCATGGCGCAGAACTAGCTGATATCCAATTGGGATCAAGTGTAGCAGTAATAGGGATAGGCGCTGTTGGATTAATGGCAGTTGCAGGAGCAACCTTAAGAGGTGCCGGAAGAATAATAGGTGTAGGAAGCAGACCAGTTTGTGTTGAAGCTGCTAAATTCTATGGAGCTACTGATATTGTTAACTATAAAGAGGGAGATATTGTAAAGCAGATTATGGATTTAACAAAGGGAAAAGGTGTTGACCGTGTAATCATGGCTGGCGGAACTGTAGATACTTTAGCTCAGGCAGTAACATTGGTTAAACCAGGCGGAACAGTATCCAATGTTAATTATCATGGTAAGGGAGACTATCTTCCAATACCTCGTGTGGAATGGGGCTGTGGAATGGGTCACAAGAAAATCATAGGAGGCCTGTGCCCTGGTGGACGTCTTAGAATGGAAATGCTTATAGATTTAGTTAAGTATAACCGTGTTGATTTAAGTAAATTAGTTACTCATACCTTTAATGGCCTTGATAATGTTGAAAAGGCACTTATGCTTATGAAAGATAAACCAAAGGACTTAATTAAACCAGTTGTATTAGTTTAA
- a CDS encoding chromate transporter: MEILLIFIKIGTFTIGGGYAMIPLIEKEVVDKKKWIDKDDFVDMLALAQSSPGPIAVNVSVFVGYKVAGIPGSIFAVLGAILTAFLILLIVAMYFIGIKDNPIVERIFKGIRPAVVALIAAPVIRMGKNAKINRKTIFIPIATVILVGFLKVNPIYVIIVSALCGILYGIIKKRRIVK; this comes from the coding sequence ATGGAGATATTATTAATTTTTATTAAAATTGGGACATTTACTATTGGCGGGGGATATGCCATGATTCCTTTAATTGAAAAGGAAGTTGTGGATAAAAAGAAGTGGATAGATAAAGATGATTTTGTAGATATGCTGGCACTTGCTCAATCTTCTCCCGGTCCAATAGCAGTAAATGTTTCAGTATTTGTGGGATACAAGGTGGCAGGAATACCAGGAAGTATCTTTGCTGTGCTTGGTGCAATTTTAACAGCATTTCTAATATTGCTGATAGTTGCCATGTATTTTATTGGTATAAAAGATAATCCAATTGTAGAAAGAATATTTAAGGGAATCAGACCTGCCGTTGTGGCTTTAATTGCTGCACCTGTAATAAGAATGGGTAAAAATGCAAAAATAAATAGAAAAACAATTTTCATTCCAATAGCCACTGTAATTCTTGTTGGATTCCTAAAAGTAAATCCAATTTATGTAATAATAGTTTCAGCTTTATGTGGAATACTTTATGGAATTATTAAGAAAAGGAGAATAGTGAAATGA
- the yjeM gene encoding glutamate/gamma-aminobutyrate family transporter YjeM, protein MSSNQKDTNVKDSKKLGLVALILMIFTSVYGFNNIPRSFYKMGYAAIPWYILSGIAFFVPFAFMIAEFGSAFRKEKGGIYSWMEKSVGAKYAFMGTFMWYVSYIIWMVNVSSGLWIPISNAIFGKDTTQTWAFLGIQGLTGPKTLGILGIIWFLFVTFISTKGLDKIKKVTSVGGTVVVLVNVFVLASAIAIFIATGGHLAQPIEGLKSFTQSPNAKYIGNPIMTLAFVVYALFAYGGIEAVGGLVDQTENPEKTFPKGVMISAAVISIGYSLLILCIGVFTNWSAVMAVKGVNLGNASYVVMSNLGYALGTAFGTSQATAVVMGQWIARFFGLSMFLTLAGAFFTLTYAPLKQLIEGTPKELWPGNLGETREDGMPVNAMKVQAVIVCVMVALVAFGGNNMSKFFEILVAMTNVAMTLPYMFIAMAFPAFKKNKSIEKPFEIYKSNRSAMIWTVIVTLTVGFANFFSIIEPWIDGDKATTIWSIAGPVIFSITAWIMYSNYEKSRKASKGKEVA, encoded by the coding sequence ATGTCATCTAACCAAAAGGATACCAATGTAAAGGATTCCAAAAAGCTCGGACTAGTAGCACTAATATTAATGATTTTTACATCGGTTTATGGATTCAATAATATTCCAAGATCTTTCTATAAGATGGGATATGCAGCTATACCTTGGTACATATTATCAGGAATAGCATTCTTCGTTCCCTTTGCATTTATGATTGCTGAATTTGGTTCTGCATTCAGAAAAGAAAAAGGCGGAATTTACTCATGGATGGAAAAATCCGTTGGAGCAAAATATGCTTTCATGGGAACTTTCATGTGGTATGTTTCATATATCATCTGGATGGTTAACGTTTCTTCAGGTTTATGGATTCCAATATCAAATGCAATATTTGGCAAAGATACAACTCAGACTTGGGCATTCTTGGGAATTCAAGGATTAACAGGGCCAAAGACACTTGGTATACTGGGAATAATATGGTTCTTGTTTGTTACTTTTATATCCACCAAAGGATTGGACAAGATAAAGAAAGTTACTTCAGTGGGTGGTACAGTAGTTGTTTTAGTTAATGTTTTTGTTCTTGCTTCAGCAATAGCTATATTTATTGCTACTGGCGGACACTTAGCTCAGCCAATAGAAGGACTTAAATCTTTCACACAATCACCTAATGCTAAATATATCGGAAACCCTATAATGACTTTGGCATTTGTTGTTTATGCATTGTTTGCATATGGTGGTATAGAGGCTGTTGGCGGATTAGTTGACCAGACAGAAAATCCTGAAAAGACATTCCCAAAGGGAGTTATGATATCAGCAGCAGTTATCTCTATAGGATATTCATTATTAATATTATGTATAGGTGTATTTACTAACTGGTCTGCAGTAATGGCAGTAAAGGGCGTTAACTTAGGAAATGCAAGCTACGTTGTAATGTCAAACCTTGGATATGCCTTAGGAACAGCCTTTGGAACTAGCCAGGCTACAGCAGTTGTCATGGGGCAATGGATTGCAAGATTCTTTGGACTTTCAATGTTCTTAACTTTAGCAGGTGCATTTTTCACATTAACTTATGCTCCATTAAAGCAGCTGATAGAAGGAACACCAAAAGAATTATGGCCTGGAAATTTAGGTGAGACTAGAGAAGATGGTATGCCAGTAAATGCAATGAAGGTACAAGCAGTAATTGTATGTGTTATGGTAGCATTGGTTGCATTTGGTGGAAACAATATGTCAAAATTCTTCGAAATATTAGTTGCAATGACAAACGTGGCAATGACTCTCCCATATATGTTTATAGCAATGGCATTCCCAGCATTTAAGAAAAACAAAAGTATTGAAAAGCCATTTGAAATATACAAGAGCAATAGAAGTGCTATGATTTGGACAGTAATAGTTACATTAACAGTAGGCTTTGCTAACTTCTTTAGTATAATAGAACCTTGGATAGATGGGGACAAGGCTACTACAATTTGGAGTATAGCTGGACCAGTAATATTCTCAATAACTGCATGGATAATGTACAGTAATTATGAGAAAAGCAGGAAAGCTAGTAAAGGAAAAGAAGTTGCTTAA
- a CDS encoding type I phosphomannose isomerase catalytic subunit, with protein MYPIKFENLYYEKVWGGRDFAMFRDNLPEGNIGESWDVACHKNGTSVVANGEFKGKRLDELIKENGEDIIGTRISKKWFPLLVKLINAKESLSVQVHPDDKYAREIEGEMGKTEVWYVVDAKEGANLIVGTKAGSTKDQIKKAIETGNLEPYINKVYIKQGDVYFIKSGLIHAIGPGVIIAEIQQNSDTTYRVYDYGRGRELHINKALDVMNLNLTGEKSTGIKVTRKGFDKTYLCLCKEFSLEKYNIKVQAEEESDKERFYIFTVVNGQGEIKYNKGTEKLKKGDSILIPAALGKYTLCGSMTLLKSYVPDIDKVDAEILSQIKK; from the coding sequence ATGTATCCAATAAAATTTGAAAACTTATATTACGAGAAGGTATGGGGCGGAAGAGATTTTGCTATGTTCAGAGACAATCTGCCTGAGGGAAATATAGGGGAGAGCTGGGACGTTGCCTGTCATAAAAATGGCACCAGTGTAGTTGCAAACGGAGAATTTAAAGGAAAGAGACTAGATGAATTAATTAAGGAGAATGGTGAGGACATTATTGGAACCAGAATTTCTAAAAAGTGGTTCCCACTATTAGTTAAACTTATAAATGCTAAAGAAAGCTTATCAGTTCAGGTTCATCCTGATGATAAATATGCCCGTGAAATAGAAGGAGAAATGGGTAAAACTGAGGTATGGTATGTGGTTGATGCCAAGGAAGGTGCAAACTTAATTGTTGGAACAAAGGCCGGCAGCACTAAGGATCAGATTAAAAAGGCCATTGAAACTGGCAACCTTGAACCTTACATTAATAAAGTATATATAAAGCAGGGCGATGTATATTTTATTAAAAGCGGTTTAATACATGCTATTGGACCAGGAGTTATAATTGCAGAAATTCAGCAGAACAGTGACACAACATACAGAGTATATGATTATGGAAGGGGAAGAGAACTTCATATAAATAAGGCTCTGGATGTAATGAACTTAAACTTAACAGGAGAGAAAAGTACAGGCATAAAAGTAACAAGGAAGGGATTTGATAAGACTTACCTGTGCCTTTGCAAAGAATTTTCTCTGGAAAAGTACAATATTAAAGTACAGGCTGAAGAGGAAAGTGATAAGGAAAGATTTTATATCTTTACTGTAGTAAATGGTCAAGGAGAAATAAAATATAATAAAGGTACAGAAAAGCTGAAGAAGGGAGACAGCATACTAATTCCAGCTGCTCTTGGGAAATACACTTTATGTGGTTCGATGACACTGTTAAAAAGTTATGTGCCTGATATAGATAAAGTAGATGCTGAAATTCTTTCACAAATTAAGAAATAG
- a CDS encoding IS1 family transposase: protein MEKKKCANINMLSYFASLKQTPERKCPYCNCANTVLYGKYNDKQRYICKSCRRTFNDFTNTPIARTHFPDKWEAFIRCTLDGLSLKAAAREIGVSYVTLFYWRHKLLSALKMVKQNKMQGKFELENFFLKFSRKGQKSIEHNEKRVHDQSVSYINISDNKVCVITALDSHKNIYSRAVGTGRMNAMDMENYIGKILNKNKQAVSRPKSFFAMFFKRKKIREINKSLDNSSEAVKYRRDCMEWMYRFRGVATKYLNNYLSLFKFLKSSNFNNISFATNTFIEEISKINVKNTYINMGNAEICFN, encoded by the coding sequence ATGGAGAAGAAAAAATGTGCCAATATTAATATGTTATCTTATTTTGCTTCATTAAAGCAGACACCTGAGAGAAAATGCCCATACTGTAACTGCGCCAATACAGTGCTATACGGAAAATACAATGATAAACAAAGATATATATGCAAAAGCTGTAGAAGAACCTTTAATGACTTTACGAACACGCCAATTGCAAGGACACACTTCCCCGATAAATGGGAAGCATTTATTAGGTGTACCCTTGATGGGTTATCCCTTAAGGCGGCAGCAAGGGAAATTGGCGTTTCTTATGTAACATTATTTTATTGGAGGCATAAGCTGCTTTCTGCTTTAAAAATGGTTAAACAAAATAAAATGCAGGGAAAGTTTGAACTTGAGAACTTCTTCTTAAAATTCTCCCGGAAGGGACAGAAAAGCATTGAACATAATGAAAAGAGAGTTCATGATCAAAGCGTAAGTTACATTAATATCAGCGATAATAAAGTCTGCGTTATTACAGCACTGGATTCACATAAAAATATTTATTCCAGAGCAGTTGGCACAGGACGTATGAATGCAATGGATATGGAAAATTATATTGGAAAAATATTAAATAAAAATAAGCAGGCAGTCTCAAGGCCGAAAAGCTTTTTTGCCATGTTCTTTAAAAGAAAGAAAATAAGGGAGATCAATAAATCTCTTGATAATAGCTCTGAAGCAGTAAAATATAGACGTGACTGTATGGAATGGATGTACCGCTTTAGAGGAGTAGCAACAAAGTATTTAAATAATTATTTAAGCTTATTCAAATTCTTAAAGAGTTCTAATTTTAATAATATCTCATTTGCAACAAACACATTTATAGAAGAAATAAGTAAAATTAATGTCAAAAATACATATATAAATATGGGAAATGCTGAAATATGTTTTAATTGA
- a CDS encoding glycosyltransferase family 4 protein produces the protein MPDINMLSSADKVKAQGVLSAYIEQVRLVKHGLNENYNVMVNNLKFCDIMHYHTIDFKFFLSLPFAKLHGSTVAYVHFVPETLEESIKLPRLIKKVFYKYVIWFYKSVDYLVVVNPYFIDVLKKYNIDKSKITYIPNYVSEEDFYVYEKEKIDDIKEQLNIPRDKFVVLGVGQVQTRKGILDFIQVAKKLPDVQFIWAGGFSFGSITYGYKELKSIMEDPPGNVKFTGIISRKKMNDIYNAADLMFLPSYNELFPMSILESMALGLEFPLFLKDYLNKTCG, from the coding sequence ATGCCTGATATTAATATGCTTTCCTCTGCTGATAAGGTTAAGGCTCAGGGTGTCTTATCAGCTTATATAGAGCAGGTAAGACTAGTTAAACATGGGCTTAACGAAAATTATAATGTTATGGTAAACAACCTAAAGTTTTGCGATATTATGCACTATCATACAATTGATTTTAAGTTTTTTTTAAGCCTGCCTTTTGCAAAGTTACATGGATCAACAGTGGCTTATGTCCATTTTGTTCCTGAAACTTTAGAGGAAAGTATAAAGCTGCCAAGGTTAATTAAAAAAGTTTTCTATAAATATGTAATTTGGTTTTATAAAAGTGTTGATTATCTTGTTGTAGTAAATCCTTATTTTATAGATGTGCTTAAAAAATACAATATAGATAAATCTAAAATTACATATATTCCAAACTATGTTTCAGAAGAAGACTTTTATGTATATGAAAAAGAAAAGATTGATGATATAAAAGAGCAGCTTAATATACCCAGAGATAAATTTGTAGTATTAGGTGTTGGTCAGGTTCAGACCAGAAAGGGAATACTGGATTTTATTCAGGTTGCAAAAAAGCTTCCTGATGTTCAGTTTATCTGGGCAGGTGGTTTTTCCTTTGGATCAATAACATATGGCTATAAAGAGCTGAAAAGTATTATGGAAGATCCCCCAGGCAATGTAAAATTCACTGGAATCATAAGCAGAAAAAAAATGAATGACATATATAATGCAGCTGATTTAATGTTTCTGCCATCCTATAATGAATTATTCCCTATGTCCATTCTTGAATCAATGGCACTTGGATTAGAGTTTCCCCTTTTTTTAAAAGACTATTTAAATAAAACCTGTGGATAA
- a CDS encoding transposase, with protein sequence MINYSKLSYQIKRKLLTFSKKISINLSRPNYKFIAQMIYGISESQTVLLSGISRALKEDISLKKTIERLSNNLRTFDKQSVVINNYISEIKPYINDNTVFCVDGSEITKRNSKVLEAMGKVRDGSTGETNVNGYNCLEIAALTSKYSMPISVYSKMYSNIEKGFVSENEETFKGLNFIRQSFNNKGIKALDRGYDSRKFYEYFIDNKENFVIRAKGNRNVIHNGKVMNILKLANKYKGKFSTIVTNKAGRAKKCKFSFIQITLPDIPDKPLTLVVIRGFGKIPMMLISNIKPNDKKLTLAIIKVYIKRWKIEEYFRFKKQQFDFENIRVRSLNSIRTMNLFLTLIIGFAATLSEKRGESALIICIQNISKRIYDIPDFNYYALADGIYAVLKKTHTGIKNFIKPVSKTKTTQQLIMAQVLELVG encoded by the coding sequence ATGATTAATTATAGCAAATTATCGTACCAAATAAAAAGAAAATTATTAACTTTTTCAAAAAAAATCTCAATAAATTTATCAAGACCTAATTATAAATTTATTGCACAGATGATTTATGGAATTTCAGAAAGCCAGACTGTGCTTTTAAGTGGCATATCAAGAGCTCTTAAAGAGGATATCTCTTTAAAGAAAACCATTGAAAGACTTTCTAATAACCTTAGAACGTTTGATAAACAAAGTGTTGTAATAAACAACTACATTTCTGAAATAAAACCATACATTAATGACAATACAGTATTTTGCGTTGATGGTTCTGAAATCACAAAACGTAATAGTAAAGTTTTAGAAGCTATGGGCAAGGTACGTGATGGCAGCACAGGTGAAACCAATGTCAATGGATATAATTGTCTTGAAATTGCTGCACTTACAAGTAAGTATAGTATGCCTATATCTGTGTACTCAAAAATGTATTCAAACATTGAAAAAGGCTTTGTAAGTGAGAATGAAGAAACTTTTAAAGGATTAAATTTTATTAGACAAAGTTTTAATAATAAGGGCATTAAAGCTCTTGATAGGGGTTATGATAGCAGAAAGTTTTATGAATACTTTATAGATAATAAAGAAAACTTTGTTATTCGAGCAAAAGGCAATAGAAATGTTATTCATAATGGTAAAGTTATGAATATACTTAAACTTGCAAACAAGTATAAAGGAAAGTTTTCGACTATAGTCACCAATAAAGCTGGTAGGGCTAAAAAATGCAAATTTAGCTTTATACAAATAACATTGCCAGATATACCTGATAAGCCTCTTACACTTGTAGTAATAAGAGGCTTTGGCAAAATACCTATGATGCTTATCAGCAATATTAAGCCTAATGATAAGAAATTAACCTTAGCTATAATTAAGGTTTACATTAAACGTTGGAAGATAGAAGAATATTTCAGATTTAAAAAACAGCAGTTTGATTTTGAAAATATAAGAGTAAGAAGTTTAAATTCAATAAGAACTATGAATTTATTTCTAACCTTAATTATAGGTTTTGCTGCAACACTTTCAGAAAAAAGAGGAGAAAGTGCATTAATCATATGCATTCAAAACATATCTAAGCGTATTTATGATATACCTGATTTTAATTATTATGCATTAGCTGATGGTATTTATGCAGTATTAAAGAAAACGCATACTGGTATTAAAAATTTTATTAAACCGGTTTCCAAAACCAAGACTACACAACAACTAATTATGGCTCAGGTACTAGAATTAGTAGGATAA
- a CDS encoding sigma 54-interacting transcriptional regulator: MSVLDNHNDIINKSHKRCIDYKIEKERVFPIRTFYGKEFYSIITENKQLIKTARSFMEILYDFLRDSGFSLYLTDGDGIVLTMIGDMDILQDLDKMGIVIGADMSEKSTGTNAIGTALAEDCPVQISGKEHFINVYHIWTCSASTIHNEQGHIIGCLNLTGRYQLAHPHTLGLVVAAVKSIENQLIMDKIQGQLYDTNQYLNRIMNSINLGIFATDTNGTVTSINNSACSMLDINEKDIMSRNIGGILSDWEYILSIIKLGENCENKEITYSSYKGKKRFNLSVYPIRNKQEKITGMVGIFKDIQNVYNLLNKYTFMRATYTFDDIIGKSHKIQEIKDQAMGIADSPSTVLIQGESGTGKEIIAQSIHNRSSRRNNGFVAINCGAIPKNLIESELFGYEDGAFTGAKHGGQPGKFEIASGGTLFLDEIGEMPLDMQVNLLRVLQEGYVTRVGGNKYIKVDVRIIASTNKDLKAEVEKGNFREDLYYRLSVIPINIPPLRERKGDIEMLIEHFLKTKAAKLGKPLPKISHELFEKLTNYSWPGNVRELENCIENIVNLNGKTTFVFNDNNITCNTTKSDNSFEYEMCSLDDLEVKAIMHCINNCNGNITKAAKILGINRSTIYTKLRKHNININLTVY; this comes from the coding sequence ATGTCAGTTTTGGACAACCATAATGATATAATAAATAAATCTCATAAAAGGTGTATTGATTATAAGATTGAAAAAGAAAGGGTTTTCCCAATAAGAACTTTTTATGGGAAAGAGTTCTATAGTATTATTACTGAGAATAAGCAGTTAATAAAAACTGCAAGATCATTCATGGAGATATTATATGATTTTCTAAGGGATTCAGGCTTTTCTTTATATCTTACGGATGGTGATGGAATTGTGCTTACAATGATTGGAGATATGGATATTTTACAAGACCTTGATAAAATGGGCATTGTAATTGGAGCAGATATGAGTGAAAAGAGCACTGGCACTAATGCAATAGGTACAGCACTTGCTGAAGACTGCCCAGTACAAATATCCGGGAAAGAACATTTTATAAATGTATATCATATTTGGACATGCTCTGCATCTACAATTCACAATGAGCAGGGACATATAATAGGATGTCTTAATTTAACAGGAAGATACCAGTTAGCTCATCCTCACACTCTTGGCCTAGTGGTGGCAGCTGTGAAATCCATAGAGAATCAATTAATCATGGATAAGATACAGGGACAGTTATATGATACCAATCAATATCTAAACAGAATAATGAATTCAATAAATCTTGGAATTTTTGCAACTGATACAAATGGTACAGTAACTTCAATTAATAACAGCGCATGCAGTATGCTTGATATTAACGAGAAGGATATTATGAGCAGAAATATAGGAGGCATTTTAAGCGATTGGGAATACATACTTAGTATTATTAAACTTGGAGAAAACTGTGAAAATAAAGAGATTACATATTCCAGTTATAAAGGTAAAAAAAGATTTAATTTAAGTGTGTATCCTATTAGAAATAAACAAGAAAAAATCACAGGTATGGTGGGAATTTTTAAAGATATACAAAATGTATATAATCTATTAAACAAATATACTTTCATGAGGGCAACTTATACCTTTGATGATATCATTGGTAAAAGCCATAAGATCCAGGAAATAAAAGATCAGGCCATGGGAATAGCTGACAGCCCTTCAACAGTGCTTATTCAAGGTGAAAGCGGAACTGGTAAAGAAATAATAGCACAATCCATTCATAACAGGAGCAGCAGAAGGAATAATGGATTTGTTGCAATTAACTGTGGTGCTATACCTAAAAATTTAATAGAAAGCGAACTTTTTGGATATGAAGATGGAGCATTTACAGGAGCAAAACATGGAGGACAGCCGGGAAAATTTGAAATAGCAAGCGGAGGCACATTATTTTTAGACGAAATTGGAGAAATGCCTCTGGATATGCAGGTAAATTTATTAAGAGTATTGCAGGAAGGATATGTCACAAGAGTTGGAGGAAACAAGTATATAAAAGTTGATGTAAGAATTATAGCATCCACTAATAAGGATTTAAAGGCAGAAGTGGAAAAGGGAAACTTCAGAGAGGACCTATACTATAGATTAAGTGTAATACCCATTAATATACCTCCGCTTAGGGAAAGAAAAGGCGATATTGAAATGTTAATTGAACATTTCCTTAAAACCAAGGCAGCAAAGCTTGGTAAGCCCCTGCCTAAAATCAGTCATGAATTATTTGAGAAACTAACAAATTACAGCTGGCCCGGCAATGTTAGAGAATTGGAAAACTGTATTGAAAATATTGTAAATTTAAATGGCAAAACTACATTTGTGTTTAATGATAATAATATTACATGTAATACTACTAAATCAGATAATAGTTTTGAATATGAAATGTGTTCTTTAGATGATCTGGAAGTAAAAGCGATAATGCACTGCATTAATAACTGCAATGGAAATATAACAAAAGCTGCTAAAATTCTCGGAATAAACAGGAGTACAATTTATACAAAATTAAGGAAACATAACATTAATATAAATTTAACAGTTTATTAA
- a CDS encoding DEAD/DEAH box helicase, with protein MNEISFKDFDLSNEMLKALEKLMYIQPSAVQSRVIPLALKDKDIIVKAETGSGKTAAFAIPVCEKIMLEEKKPQVLVLTPTRELAVQIKEDFTNIGRFKRLRCEAVFGKQPISKQIADLKQRVHIIVGTPGRLFDHIERGTIDLEKIRYLVIDEADEMLNMGFIDQVEDIVKLVPKNRITMLFSATISDEIERLCQKYMNAPEEIEVEPSRPSTEKIKQIYYEVEDSKKVKLLKDIIYTERPDRMIIFCSTKERVDNVSKYLISKDFSCRALHGGMEQKDRLDTINRFKEGEFPFLVATDIAARGLDIEGITHIINYDIPMEKQSYVHRIGRTGRAGSKGNAITFVTPYEYRFLNDIEEFVQYKIPRKDEPAHEEVLEGKALYNEKNNNKPVLKKNREANINKEITKIYINAGKKKKVRAGDIVGAITGIEGINGDDIGIIDIQDGFSYIDILKNKGNIVINGLRKSTIKGKKVKVQKAEK; from the coding sequence ATGAATGAAATAAGTTTTAAGGATTTTGATTTAAGTAATGAAATGCTGAAGGCATTGGAAAAATTAATGTATATACAGCCCTCTGCTGTACAGAGCAGGGTAATTCCACTTGCTCTTAAGGACAAAGATATAATTGTAAAAGCTGAAACAGGCAGTGGAAAAACTGCTGCATTTGCTATACCTGTTTGTGAAAAAATTATGCTGGAAGAAAAAAAGCCACAGGTATTAGTGCTGACCCCTACAAGGGAACTTGCAGTGCAGATAAAAGAGGATTTTACAAACATAGGAAGATTTAAAAGATTAAGATGTGAAGCAGTTTTTGGAAAGCAGCCAATATCAAAGCAGATAGCAGATTTAAAGCAGAGAGTACATATTATTGTTGGAACACCTGGAAGACTTTTTGATCACATTGAAAGAGGAACAATAGATCTTGAGAAAATAAGATATCTTGTTATAGATGAAGCTGATGAAATGCTTAATATGGGATTTATTGATCAGGTTGAAGATATTGTTAAATTGGTGCCTAAAAATAGAATAACAATGTTATTTTCAGCTACCATAAGTGATGAAATAGAGAGATTATGCCAGAAATATATGAATGCTCCTGAGGAAATAGAAGTTGAACCAAGCAGGCCCTCCACTGAAAAAATCAAACAGATTTATTATGAAGTTGAGGACAGCAAAAAAGTTAAACTGCTTAAAGATATTATTTATACTGAAAGACCTGACAGAATGATAATATTCTGCAGTACTAAGGAAAGAGTTGATAATGTATCTAAATATTTAATTTCAAAAGACTTCTCATGCAGAGCACTTCATGGTGGTATGGAGCAAAAAGACAGATTAGATACAATTAACAGATTCAAAGAAGGAGAGTTCCCATTTTTGGTTGCTACAGATATTGCAGCCAGGGGATTAGACATAGAGGGAATAACACATATTATAAATTATGATATCCCTATGGAGAAGCAAAGTTATGTACATAGAATAGGAAGAACAGGAAGGGCAGGCAGCAAGGGAAATGCTATTACCTTTGTAACACCTTATGAGTACAGATTTTTAAATGATATTGAAGAATTTGTACAGTATAAAATTCCTAGAAAAGATGAGCCAGCCCATGAAGAGGTGCTTGAAGGAAAAGCATTATATAATGAGAAAAATAATAACAAGCCTGTATTAAAGAAAAACAGAGAGGCTAATATAAATAAAGAAATTACTAAGATCTATATAAATGCCGGGAAAAAGAAGAAGGTAAGAGCCGGAGACATAGTGGGCGCTATTACTGGTATTGAGGGTATAAATGGAGATGATATAGGAATTATAGATATTCAGGATGGATTTTCATACATAGATATCCTTAAAAATAAAGGGAATATAGTTATTAATGGATTAAGAAAGTCAACCATAAAAGGGAAAAAGGTAAAAGTACAAAAAGCTGAAAAATAA